The proteins below come from a single Vicinamibacterales bacterium genomic window:
- a CDS encoding sigma-54 dependent transcriptional regulator — translation MTSQHPILLLVDDDERILDVVARFARRAGFDVITCAGGKQAIDELRRQPADLAMVDLRMPDVNGLDVLRAIRETVPGCAVILMTGYAGIDSAVEAIKLGAVDYLTKPFDFERLAHVLETVRDEAERRRGLLAAEGEVARRLEFCEMIGRSAIMQEIFSLIRRLAPHVRTALVTGETGTGKELAARALHRMGPRRDRRFVAVNCSAVVETLFESELFGHVRGAFTGATDTKQGLFELADGGTLFLDEIGELPLTVQAKLLRVLETGEVQRVGSLETRRIDAHVFASTNRDLRAEVAGNRFRSDLFYRLNVVELRLPPLRRRPEDIPYLTAAFVRECSGRLHKPLVGLSAAAERLLASAPWEGNVRELRNVVERACILAEGDLITEKDLAVNVPAAGDPPVALAPPTFAEALVQVSAAERVPADDDQESLASIERDHIMRTLRRVGGNKKAAAKMLGLSRRALYRRLERHQLDETITRRKGHDMVTAE, via the coding sequence ATGACTTCCCAGCATCCGATCCTGCTCCTCGTGGACGACGACGAACGGATTCTCGACGTCGTGGCCCGCTTCGCCCGACGCGCCGGCTTCGACGTCATCACCTGCGCGGGCGGCAAACAGGCGATCGACGAGCTGCGCCGTCAACCGGCCGACCTCGCCATGGTGGATCTGCGGATGCCAGACGTCAACGGTCTCGATGTCCTTCGCGCCATTCGCGAGACGGTCCCCGGGTGCGCGGTCATCCTGATGACCGGCTACGCGGGCATCGACAGCGCCGTCGAGGCGATCAAGCTGGGCGCGGTGGACTACCTCACCAAACCGTTCGACTTCGAGCGCCTGGCGCACGTGCTGGAAACGGTCCGGGACGAGGCCGAGCGGCGGCGGGGCCTGCTCGCGGCCGAAGGCGAGGTGGCACGCCGCCTGGAGTTCTGCGAGATGATCGGCCGGAGCGCGATCATGCAGGAGATCTTCAGTCTGATCCGGCGGCTCGCTCCGCACGTCCGGACGGCGTTGGTCACGGGCGAGACCGGCACGGGGAAGGAGCTCGCGGCCCGCGCGCTCCATCGGATGGGGCCGCGCCGCGACCGGCGATTTGTGGCGGTGAACTGCTCGGCGGTCGTCGAGACGCTGTTCGAGAGCGAGCTCTTCGGTCACGTCCGGGGTGCATTCACGGGGGCGACCGACACCAAGCAGGGCCTCTTCGAGCTGGCGGACGGCGGCACGCTGTTCCTCGATGAGATCGGGGAGCTGCCGTTGACCGTCCAGGCGAAGCTGCTGCGCGTGCTCGAGACGGGCGAAGTCCAGCGGGTCGGATCGCTCGAGACCCGGCGGATCGATGCTCACGTCTTCGCATCCACCAACCGCGATCTTCGCGCCGAGGTGGCCGGCAACCGCTTCCGCAGCGATCTGTTCTACCGGCTGAACGTGGTCGAACTCAGGCTGCCGCCCTTGCGGCGGCGGCCTGAGGACATTCCCTATCTCACGGCCGCCTTCGTCCGCGAGTGCTCGGGCCGATTGCACAAGCCGCTCGTCGGCTTGAGCGCGGCGGCCGAGCGCCTCCTGGCGTCTGCGCCCTGGGAGGGCAACGTCCGCGAGTTGCGGAACGTCGTCGAGCGGGCGTGCATCCTTGCGGAAGGGGACCTCATCACCGAGAAGGATCTCGCCGTGAACGTGCCGGCGGCGGGCGACCCGCCCGTCGCGCTGGCGCCGCCGACGTTCGCCGAGGCGCTGGTCCAGGTGTCGGCCGCCGAGCGCGTGCCGGCAGATGACGATCAGGAATCGCTCGCCAGCATCGAACGCGACCACATCATGCGCACGTTGCGGCGCGTTGGCGGCAACAAGAAGGCGGCCGCCAAGATGCTCGGTCTGAGTCGCCGCGCCCTGTACCGACGGCTCGAGCGCCATCAACTCGACGAGACGATCACGCGCCGCAAGGGGCACGACATGGTCACCGCGGAGTAG
- the ftsE gene encoding cell division ATP-binding protein FtsE — protein sequence MIEIEGLSKLYARDVFALDDVTLTVARGEFAFLTGASGAGKTTLLRILLRQECPTGGRVAVDGRDLASLSSAQVQAYRRTVGFVFQDFKLIPRKTVFENVIFALRILGVPDVQQRRRTFQVLKWVGLQHRANAYPVELSGGEQQRIAIARALVNEPMLVLADEPTGNLDPDLALEIMTLFREINATGTTVIVATHDRELIRRVGRRAITLDRGRVVKAG from the coding sequence GTGATCGAGATCGAAGGGCTGTCCAAGCTCTACGCTCGCGATGTGTTCGCGCTCGACGACGTCACGCTGACCGTGGCAAGGGGAGAGTTCGCCTTTCTCACGGGGGCCAGCGGCGCGGGCAAGACCACGCTCCTTCGAATCCTCCTGAGACAGGAATGCCCCACCGGTGGGAGAGTTGCGGTGGACGGCCGTGACTTGGCGAGCCTGAGTTCGGCCCAGGTGCAGGCCTACCGCCGCACGGTGGGATTCGTCTTCCAGGACTTCAAGCTGATTCCCCGCAAGACGGTCTTCGAAAACGTCATCTTCGCCCTTCGGATTCTCGGCGTGCCGGACGTCCAGCAGCGGCGGCGCACGTTCCAGGTGCTGAAGTGGGTCGGCCTGCAGCACCGCGCCAATGCATACCCGGTGGAATTGTCCGGGGGCGAGCAGCAGCGCATCGCCATCGCCCGGGCGCTCGTGAACGAGCCGATGCTGGTGTTGGCCGATGAGCCGACCGGGAATCTCGATCCTGACCTCGCCCTCGAGATCATGACGCTGTTCCGCGAGATCAACGCGACCGGGACGACCGTGATCGTCGCGACGCACGACCGCGAGTTGATCCGCCGGGTCGGCCGTCGCGCGATTACCCTCGACCGCGGGCGGGTGGTGAAGGCGGGATGA
- a CDS encoding ABC transporter permease yields the protein MIGALKHFIVEAATSVWRGRRSSALSILTIAIALFMLGLFLLVTANLERLVDRWSRSAEFSVYLRDDATTEERGTIAQALKADRAIASVEFVSKDAALARFRRDFPDLAPATQGAPQNPFPASFEARLGSAMADAAGLAQLASRVASMPGVADVRYDRRWLDRLASLTVFTRWAGFALAAVLVLAAALTVTTVIRLALYARRDEVEIMELVGAPMAFIRGPFVFEGVLQGGLGALLALVSLRIGLAVARVRLASMASGIVDPASIEFLSTGTVLLVLVGGMLVGCVGGFVAARRLR from the coding sequence ATGATCGGCGCGCTGAAACATTTCATCGTCGAGGCGGCGACGAGCGTCTGGCGCGGCCGACGATCCAGCGCGTTGTCCATCCTCACGATTGCCATCGCGCTCTTCATGCTCGGCCTGTTTCTGCTCGTCACGGCGAACCTCGAGCGATTGGTCGACCGCTGGAGCCGCTCCGCGGAGTTCTCCGTGTACCTGCGAGACGACGCCACGACGGAGGAGCGGGGCACGATTGCGCAGGCCCTGAAGGCAGATCGGGCCATCGCGTCGGTCGAGTTCGTGTCGAAGGATGCCGCGCTCGCGCGCTTCCGTCGCGATTTCCCGGACCTCGCCCCGGCAACGCAGGGTGCCCCTCAGAATCCCTTCCCCGCATCGTTCGAAGCGCGGCTCGGGTCGGCGATGGCCGACGCCGCGGGTCTCGCGCAGCTCGCATCGCGTGTCGCCAGTATGCCTGGTGTGGCCGACGTTCGGTACGACCGGCGCTGGCTCGACCGGCTCGCGTCGCTGACCGTGTTCACCCGCTGGGCCGGGTTCGCGCTGGCCGCCGTGCTCGTCCTCGCGGCGGCGCTGACGGTCACGACGGTGATCCGCCTCGCGCTGTATGCGCGCCGCGACGAGGTCGAGATCATGGAACTGGTGGGCGCACCGATGGCGTTCATCCGCGGGCCATTCGTGTTCGAGGGAGTACTCCAGGGCGGCCTCGGCGCGTTGCTGGCGCTCGTCTCGTTGCGCATCGGTCTCGCTGTCGCCCGGGTCCGGCTCGCGTCGATGGCGTCCGGGATCGTTGACCCGGCGAGCATCGAGTTCCTGTCGACCGGTACGGTGCTGCTCGTCCTCGTTGGTGGGATGCTGGTCGGCTGTGTCGGCGGGTTCGTCGCGGCGCGACGGCTGCGCTGA
- a CDS encoding DUF3108 domain-containing protein — protein sequence MSDGRAGTAAPATETATPPDAAGWTWREASGVTLIAVVAAVIGTWPLVAHPFSRLMAPVGPGDPYLNLWILGWDLRTLTETPVAWLTGRVFDANIFFPAERTLAYSDHLLLQSLAVWPLYAITRNLTVCYNALLFGSVAGCVLAMYAFVRAVTGSRAGALVAGVAWGLMPFHFAHLLHLQLQALYFLPLAFLFLHRVMAGRRRRDAAWLGVMAALSAVSSVYWGVIGTVALVLGAATLAVGVGRWRSAVIARRLLQAFAVGALLIAPVMWPYWQVQRREGFTRNLYEASQHEAKPISYLRVPPGNLLYGRTGWLRPPAASPANPAKHEGPEQELFPGFVLLALAGYGAWKGWRSDARPFVLTMGAVALGGFVLSLGPDGVRVLYAACHRFIFGFQAVRAPARFGVLVGFGLAGLAALGVREWGGRRSSGERTSWPYPLAFVLLVGLEFINVPLPSVPAPPRSTPAGAWLRAAPQPGAVLYLPLSSDLENTPAMVASLEHGRPIANGYSGQRPAFFMGLVDTLNRLPAADALWTLRDLNVRFVVASEALATGLAPGPLVERARFDDAIIYEVVWTPALEAAIPRPELPPPPVPGALPFAVSERSVYRIVWLTGGSMSVAAGTATFTADVSTHHFAVDVETAPWVARFFEARDRFESWTDDQLLPLRQEQHLREGRRVIDRTTRFDHVSRTVTTGDGPSLPLPSGGRDGLTAFFFARTLPMVPGYRTRFPVTEGGRSYLVDLDVQQIEAVSVNGKPVEAFRVVPRFESAGNARQRGIQATLWLSRDAQRIPLRFDIEAPFGAFRIELERRDAR from the coding sequence ATGAGCGACGGGCGGGCCGGGACAGCGGCGCCGGCAACCGAAACCGCGACGCCGCCGGACGCCGCCGGGTGGACATGGCGCGAAGCGTCCGGTGTCACCCTGATCGCAGTCGTGGCGGCGGTCATTGGCACATGGCCGCTCGTGGCCCATCCGTTCTCGCGACTGATGGCACCGGTCGGCCCGGGCGATCCCTATCTGAATCTCTGGATCCTCGGTTGGGATCTGCGGACGCTCACCGAGACGCCGGTGGCATGGCTCACCGGCCGAGTGTTCGACGCGAACATCTTCTTTCCCGCCGAACGGACGCTCGCGTACTCCGACCACCTCCTCCTGCAGTCCCTCGCCGTGTGGCCGCTGTATGCGATCACGCGGAACCTGACGGTCTGCTACAACGCGCTCCTCTTCGGCTCGGTCGCCGGCTGCGTGCTGGCGATGTACGCGTTCGTCCGGGCGGTGACCGGCTCGCGGGCCGGTGCCCTCGTCGCCGGAGTGGCCTGGGGCCTGATGCCGTTCCACTTCGCGCACCTCCTGCACCTGCAGTTGCAGGCGCTGTACTTCTTGCCGCTCGCATTCCTGTTCCTCCACCGCGTCATGGCGGGCCGTCGCCGCCGCGACGCCGCGTGGCTCGGCGTCATGGCCGCGCTGTCCGCGGTGTCGAGCGTGTACTGGGGCGTGATCGGAACCGTTGCGCTCGTGCTGGGTGCGGCGACGCTCGCTGTCGGCGTCGGCCGGTGGCGAAGCGCGGTGATCGCGCGCCGGCTGCTGCAGGCGTTCGCCGTGGGTGCCCTGCTCATTGCGCCCGTCATGTGGCCGTACTGGCAGGTGCAGCGGCGCGAGGGCTTCACGCGCAACCTCTACGAGGCATCGCAGCACGAGGCGAAGCCGATCAGCTACCTCCGCGTCCCGCCGGGCAACCTGCTCTACGGGAGGACGGGATGGCTGCGTCCGCCCGCCGCCAGCCCTGCGAACCCGGCGAAGCACGAGGGTCCGGAACAGGAACTGTTCCCTGGCTTCGTGCTCCTCGCGCTGGCCGGGTATGGCGCGTGGAAGGGCTGGCGGTCTGATGCGCGGCCGTTCGTGTTGACGATGGGTGCCGTGGCACTCGGCGGGTTCGTGCTGTCGCTCGGTCCGGACGGCGTGCGCGTCCTGTACGCCGCGTGCCACCGGTTCATCTTCGGATTCCAGGCCGTCCGCGCTCCCGCGCGATTCGGCGTGCTCGTGGGTTTCGGCCTGGCGGGCCTCGCGGCCCTTGGCGTGCGCGAGTGGGGAGGGCGCCGCAGCAGCGGCGAACGGACATCGTGGCCGTACCCGCTGGCGTTCGTCCTGCTCGTGGGTCTCGAGTTCATCAACGTGCCCCTGCCGTCCGTGCCGGCGCCACCGCGATCGACGCCCGCCGGAGCCTGGCTCCGGGCGGCGCCGCAACCCGGCGCCGTCCTCTACCTTCCGCTGTCGAGCGACCTGGAGAACACACCGGCGATGGTGGCGTCCCTCGAACACGGCCGGCCGATCGCGAACGGCTACAGCGGTCAGCGGCCCGCGTTCTTCATGGGCCTGGTCGACACGCTGAACCGGCTGCCGGCGGCCGACGCGCTGTGGACGCTCCGCGACCTCAACGTCCGGTTCGTCGTCGCTTCCGAGGCGCTGGCCACAGGGTTGGCGCCAGGCCCGCTCGTCGAGCGCGCGCGCTTCGACGACGCGATCATCTACGAAGTGGTCTGGACGCCGGCGCTGGAAGCCGCGATTCCGCGGCCGGAGTTGCCGCCCCCGCCGGTTCCGGGTGCCTTGCCGTTTGCCGTCAGCGAACGGTCGGTGTACCGGATCGTCTGGCTGACCGGGGGATCGATGAGCGTCGCCGCCGGGACGGCCACCTTCACAGCGGACGTGTCCACCCACCATTTCGCCGTGGACGTGGAGACGGCGCCGTGGGTGGCACGGTTCTTCGAGGCGCGGGACCGGTTCGAATCCTGGACGGACGATCAATTGCTGCCCCTCCGCCAGGAGCAGCACCTGCGCGAGGGGCGCCGCGTCATCGATCGGACGACCCGGTTCGACCATGTCAGCCGGACCGTCACGACCGGCGACGGGCCCTCGCTGCCGTTGCCCAGCGGCGGGCGCGATGGGCTGACCGCGTTCTTCTTCGCGCGAACGCTGCCAATGGTGCCGGGGTATCGCACGCGATTCCCGGTCACCGAGGGCGGCCGCAGCTATCTGGTCGATCTCGACGTCCAGCAGATCGAGGCGGTGAGCGTGAACGGAAAGCCGGTGGAGGCGTTCCGCGTCGTGCCGCGGTTCGAGTCGGCCGGGAACGCGCGCCAGCGGGGGATCCAGGCGACGCTGTGGCTGAGCCGTGACGCGCAGCGCATTCCCCTCCGGTTCGACATCGAGGCGCCGTTCGGCGCGTTCCGCATCGAACTCGAACGACGCGACGCGCGGTAG
- the gatB gene encoding Asp-tRNA(Asn)/Glu-tRNA(Gln) amidotransferase subunit GatB: MHWEPVIGLEIHAQLATASKIFCGCAVRAGAAPNTLVCPVCLGLPGALPVLNDRVVDDAILAALALGCAIQPVSVFARKNYFYPDLPKGYQISQYDRPLALDGHLEWGSGGRVTRVGITRVHLEEDAGKSLHEGFPDSASRAYIDFNRSGVPLIEIVSRPDLRAAADAAAFFQRVRDILVEIGVNGGSLEEGQLRCDANISLRRAGEALGTAVEVKNLNSFRFLHKALDHEIERQREALERGERVQHETRLWDVAGGRTVVMRSKEEAQDYRYFPEPDLPPLAVGPERIARQRQRLPELPDARRLRLAERFGLSEYDAAHVGASKAVTDFFESMIAAGAQPKEAANWISGEVTRRVNEGSCGIKAAGVAPAALVELIQLVGQGTISGSVAKDVFEKMWGSGRRASEIVASDGLSQIDDRDALAEIVRQVVAGNPAPVAQYKAGKKLVFGFFVGQVMKATGGKANPTIVTALVERELERT, translated from the coding sequence ATGCACTGGGAGCCGGTGATCGGCCTCGAGATTCATGCCCAACTGGCCACGGCCAGCAAGATCTTCTGCGGGTGTGCGGTCCGTGCGGGAGCAGCGCCGAACACGCTGGTGTGCCCTGTATGCCTCGGGCTCCCCGGTGCGCTGCCGGTCCTCAACGATCGCGTCGTGGACGACGCCATCCTCGCGGCCCTCGCGCTGGGGTGTGCGATCCAGCCTGTATCGGTCTTCGCGAGGAAGAACTACTTCTATCCCGACCTCCCGAAGGGCTACCAGATCTCTCAGTACGATCGGCCGCTCGCGCTCGACGGGCACCTGGAGTGGGGGAGCGGCGGCCGGGTCACGCGCGTCGGCATCACGCGCGTGCACCTGGAAGAGGATGCCGGGAAGTCGCTCCACGAAGGATTCCCGGATTCGGCGTCCCGGGCCTACATCGACTTCAACCGAAGCGGAGTGCCGTTGATCGAAATCGTCAGCCGGCCGGATTTGCGGGCGGCGGCCGATGCCGCCGCGTTCTTCCAGCGCGTGCGCGACATCCTCGTCGAGATTGGGGTCAACGGCGGCAGCCTCGAGGAAGGGCAGCTCCGTTGCGACGCCAATATCTCGCTGCGGCGGGCCGGTGAGGCGCTGGGGACGGCTGTCGAGGTGAAGAACCTCAATTCGTTTCGGTTCCTTCACAAGGCGCTGGACCACGAGATCGAGCGACAGCGCGAGGCGCTCGAACGTGGCGAGCGTGTTCAGCACGAGACGCGTCTCTGGGACGTCGCCGGCGGCCGCACGGTGGTGATGCGCAGCAAGGAAGAGGCCCAGGACTATCGCTACTTCCCTGAGCCCGACCTGCCACCACTGGCCGTCGGGCCGGAGCGGATCGCGCGGCAACGGCAGCGTCTGCCGGAGCTGCCTGACGCTCGCCGGCTCCGTCTCGCGGAGCGGTTCGGCCTCTCGGAGTACGACGCCGCGCACGTCGGCGCGTCGAAGGCGGTGACCGACTTCTTCGAGTCCATGATCGCGGCGGGCGCGCAGCCGAAGGAGGCCGCCAACTGGATCAGCGGCGAGGTCACGCGGAGGGTGAACGAGGGGAGTTGCGGCATCAAGGCCGCGGGCGTCGCACCTGCGGCCCTCGTCGAGTTGATCCAGCTCGTCGGCCAGGGAACGATCAGCGGCAGCGTCGCGAAGGACGTGTTCGAGAAGATGTGGGGGAGCGGCCGTCGCGCGTCGGAGATCGTGGCCAGCGACGGGCTGTCACAGATCGATGACCGCGACGCGTTGGCGGAAATCGTCCGGCAGGTGGTCGCGGGCAATCCGGCGCCGGTCGCGCAGTACAAGGCCGGAAAGAAACTGGTATTCGGGTTCTTCGTGGGGCAGGTGATGAAGGCGACGGGCGGGAAGGCGAATCCGACGATCGTGACGGCGCTCGTCGAACGCGAACTGGAGCGGACATGA
- a CDS encoding response regulator, whose product MDVKTILLAEDDPFIRRVSEVSLKRSGFAVRSVGDGSEALQLLEDGLVDLVILDGLMPKMDGLEACRRLKANPRTSDIPVIMLSARTQASDQDEGFAAGAAGYIKKPFDALTLGQQVRDICSRLVAA is encoded by the coding sequence ATGGATGTCAAAACGATCTTGCTGGCCGAAGACGACCCCTTCATTCGACGCGTGTCGGAGGTATCCCTCAAGCGCTCGGGCTTCGCCGTGCGGTCGGTTGGCGACGGATCTGAGGCGCTGCAGTTGCTCGAAGATGGCCTCGTGGACCTCGTCATCCTCGATGGTCTGATGCCGAAGATGGATGGTCTCGAAGCGTGCCGGCGGCTGAAGGCGAATCCGAGGACCTCCGACATCCCGGTCATCATGCTGAGCGCGCGCACGCAGGCGTCGGACCAGGACGAGGGCTTTGCCGCCGGTGCGGCCGGCTACATCAAAAAGCCGTTCGACGCCCTGACGCTGGGTCAGCAGGTCCGTGATATCTGCTCCCGTCTGGTCGCCGCGTAG
- a CDS encoding SpoIID/LytB domain-containing protein has protein sequence MSKRRDLVPALVMVMAAVVLLAACASRAPGRPRVAPPVHPFPIDTLRVRLDGEIETIELDEYVAGCVVAELGSVAVSVEAAVQIRDVQAIICRSFAVASLGRHASEGFDVCAATHCQVFQRVPATAIGRLARRAAARTTGQILRAGGAVVRPVYHADCGGHTSSAEEVWGSPGDSYLVAQAEPVCARRPGWQLTLPLARLEAILRDDSRLAVEGRLREVEIAGKDEAGRAMTLRLVGDRPRIVRGNDFRMAVLAALGPQSLRSTLFSLVRQGNSFTFAGRGNGHGVGLCQAGATSRAARGDSAAAILAHYYPGTSISHGAGGPISPVGR, from the coding sequence TTGAGCAAAAGACGCGATCTGGTCCCCGCCCTGGTGATGGTCATGGCGGCTGTCGTGCTTCTCGCGGCGTGCGCATCCCGCGCACCCGGGCGGCCACGCGTGGCTCCGCCCGTACACCCGTTCCCCATCGACACACTTCGTGTGCGGCTCGATGGCGAGATCGAGACGATCGAGCTCGACGAGTACGTCGCCGGCTGCGTGGTGGCTGAACTCGGTTCGGTGGCGGTGTCGGTGGAGGCGGCCGTCCAGATCCGCGACGTGCAGGCCATCATCTGCCGCAGCTTCGCGGTCGCCAGCCTGGGCCGTCATGCCTCAGAGGGCTTCGATGTGTGCGCCGCGACGCACTGCCAGGTATTCCAGCGCGTGCCAGCAACGGCGATCGGCCGCCTGGCGCGCCGGGCGGCCGCCCGCACCACGGGCCAGATCCTGCGGGCCGGTGGCGCCGTCGTTCGACCCGTCTATCACGCCGACTGCGGCGGACACACGAGTTCGGCCGAGGAGGTGTGGGGAAGCCCCGGCGACTCGTATCTCGTCGCGCAGGCGGAACCCGTCTGCGCGCGACGTCCCGGGTGGCAACTGACGCTGCCACTCGCGCGCCTGGAGGCGATCCTGCGCGACGATTCCCGCCTCGCGGTCGAAGGCCGGCTGCGCGAGGTGGAGATCGCCGGGAAGGACGAGGCCGGCCGGGCCATGACGCTCCGTCTGGTTGGGGATCGCCCCCGCATCGTTCGCGGGAACGACTTCCGGATGGCCGTGCTGGCGGCGCTCGGCCCGCAGTCGCTCCGCAGCACGTTGTTCTCGCTCGTCCGCCAGGGCAACTCCTTCACCTTCGCCGGCCGAGGCAACGGCCATGGCGTGGGCCTCTGCCAGGCAGGCGCGACCTCGAGAGCGGCCCGAGGCGACTCGGCGGCCGCCATCCTCGCGCACTACTATCCGGGCACCTCCATTTCCCACGGGGCCGGAGGCCCTATTTCGCCAGTCGGCCGCTGA
- a CDS encoding ATP-binding protein produces MVSTEVDAERQRDLLAAIFNASSDGLLLYDESRQITAANTAVADLLGLGHRDLVEEGAGMLQLDIAARSEHPETYYARLDAHFIAGDRVHQDRLVILRPRRRVIRRSSRPVLTNGRPAGRVFTYTDMTTEADVDRIKTEFVSMASHELRTPLTSIHGALQLALAGSAERLEAEDREMLEISLKSTERMVRLVNQLLDLSRIEAGARTMVPGLVDPAELLHETVKAMQVQAVDRQVRLEVSSDDRLPKLHGCHDDLARVLVNLLSNAITYSPRGSTIRATAARTPDGIEFSVTDCGPGVPSEHVDRLFKPFSRVGVEDRQVTGGTGLGLAISRAIVDQHGGRIWVEPSAPTGCRFAFVIPPAPATRVRVRS; encoded by the coding sequence GTGGTCTCAACAGAGGTGGACGCCGAGCGGCAGCGAGACCTGCTCGCCGCGATTTTCAACGCGAGCAGCGACGGCTTGCTCCTGTACGACGAGTCGCGCCAGATCACGGCGGCCAACACCGCCGTGGCCGACCTGCTGGGCCTCGGCCATCGAGATCTCGTCGAAGAAGGGGCTGGCATGCTCCAGCTCGACATCGCAGCGCGCTCCGAGCACCCCGAAACCTACTACGCCCGGCTCGATGCGCATTTCATCGCCGGCGACCGCGTGCACCAGGATCGGCTCGTCATCCTCAGGCCCCGGCGTCGCGTGATCCGCCGGTCGTCCCGTCCCGTCCTGACCAACGGGCGTCCTGCCGGCCGCGTGTTCACCTACACCGACATGACGACCGAGGCCGACGTCGACCGGATCAAGACCGAGTTCGTCTCGATGGCCAGCCACGAGCTGCGCACACCGCTCACCTCCATCCACGGCGCGCTGCAGCTCGCGCTCGCCGGGTCGGCCGAGCGTCTCGAGGCCGAGGACCGGGAGATGCTCGAAATCTCCCTCAAGAGCACCGAGCGCATGGTGCGGCTCGTCAACCAGTTGCTGGATCTGTCGAGAATCGAGGCCGGTGCGCGGACAATGGTGCCGGGTCTCGTGGACCCCGCCGAACTGCTGCACGAGACGGTGAAGGCGATGCAGGTGCAGGCGGTGGACCGGCAGGTTCGGCTGGAAGTCTCTTCGGACGACCGACTGCCGAAGCTGCACGGGTGCCACGATGATCTCGCTCGCGTCCTCGTGAACCTGCTCTCCAATGCCATCACCTACTCACCCCGCGGATCGACAATTCGCGCGACGGCGGCGCGGACGCCGGACGGCATCGAGTTCTCGGTGACAGATTGCGGCCCGGGCGTGCCCAGCGAACACGTGGACCGGCTGTTCAAACCCTTTTCCCGCGTCGGCGTCGAAGACCGCCAGGTCACTGGCGGAACCGGTCTCGGTCTCGCGATCTCGCGTGCCATCGTGGACCAGCACGGCGGGCGGATCTGGGTGGAGCCCTCGGCGCCGACCGGTTGTCGATTTGCGTTCGTCATTCCCCCCGCACCCGCCACCCGTGTGAGGGTGCGGTCGTGA
- a CDS encoding HD domain-containing phosphohydrolase, with translation MDRVLVVDDETGIRGLVTQWVESLGCTPAEAASAEQAVEAMSQTPCDVAICDVNLPGHDGLWLARHIRQFHPDTAVVLATGIQDIESAVGGLRAGIVDYLLKPFGRERFREAMDRARQWHRAAADTLRWRQSVELELQTRRRQLSDAVLRLDLSSDAAIRGALGLLTIRDRPMFEHALRVAAMAVEIANEARLSPTETADLERAAIVHEVARTVIPETILWKPGELSVEEWTILRREPDLGYELFSGIPALASAALVVRSMRERYDGTGYPQGLAGLDIPVGARILALADSYDTMIRPRGHREPLTPSDAATEIAEGRGTQFDPRVAAVLLQILGHAGFDAS, from the coding sequence ATGGACCGCGTGCTCGTCGTCGACGATGAAACTGGAATTAGGGGGCTGGTGACGCAGTGGGTGGAGTCGCTGGGCTGCACGCCAGCCGAGGCCGCGTCCGCAGAACAGGCCGTCGAAGCGATGTCGCAGACCCCATGCGACGTCGCGATCTGTGACGTCAACCTTCCCGGGCACGACGGTCTCTGGCTCGCGCGCCACATCCGGCAGTTCCACCCGGACACGGCCGTTGTTCTCGCGACTGGTATCCAGGATATCGAATCCGCCGTTGGCGGCCTCCGGGCCGGCATCGTCGATTACCTCCTCAAGCCGTTTGGGCGCGAGCGGTTCCGCGAAGCGATGGATCGGGCGCGGCAGTGGCATCGCGCGGCGGCTGACACCCTGAGATGGCGGCAGTCGGTGGAACTCGAACTCCAAACGAGACGACGGCAGCTCAGCGATGCCGTGCTGCGGCTCGACCTGAGCAGCGACGCCGCCATTCGGGGCGCGTTGGGGCTGCTCACGATTCGAGATCGGCCGATGTTCGAACACGCGCTTCGCGTCGCGGCGATGGCGGTTGAGATCGCGAACGAAGCGAGGCTCTCGCCAACCGAGACGGCGGATCTCGAACGCGCGGCGATCGTGCACGAAGTGGCGCGGACGGTGATTCCGGAGACGATCCTCTGGAAGCCGGGCGAACTGTCGGTGGAGGAGTGGACGATCCTCCGGCGCGAGCCGGATCTCGGGTACGAGCTGTTCTCGGGGATTCCGGCGCTCGCTTCGGCTGCCTTGGTTGTCCGCAGCATGCGGGAACGCTACGACGGCACCGGCTATCCGCAGGGGCTGGCAGGCCTCGACATCCCTGTCGGTGCGCGAATCCTGGCGCTGGCCGATTCGTATGACACGATGATCCGGCCGCGAGGACATCGCGAGCCGCTGACCCCGTCGGACGCCGCAACCGAGATTGCCGAGGGCCGTGGCACGCAGTTCGATCCGCGCGTGGCCGCCGTGCTGCTTCAGATTCTCGGCCACGCCGGTTTCGACGCTTCATGA